In Carya illinoinensis cultivar Pawnee chromosome 6, C.illinoinensisPawnee_v1, whole genome shotgun sequence, a single genomic region encodes these proteins:
- the LOC122314461 gene encoding serine carboxypeptidase-like 17 — MALVSGNSANRVCLHVFILLLFFVKAAFSGTLVTSIPGFDGDLPFKLYTGYVTVGEADMFYYFIESEGKPKSDPLLLWYSGGPGCSAFNGLIYQIGPLAFNLTDYEGGIPKTYYYPYSWTRTASILFVDAPVGTGFSYATSADAYDVSDTKTAAQVYEFLKKWLSEHPQYLLNQLFIGADSYSGISGPVVVKHIIDGNDAGLVPRLNLKGYILGCPKTDSTINENSRPIYSHRMGLVSDELYEAAKESCNGTYVDITTSQAQCYEDLELIHHCIKDINKNHILEPKCTWASPKPYGESVRRALEEESDGLVLSSSDTDQEYFCHTFGYALSYVWANDRSVRKALNILEGSVQDWKRCNVTLTSSYTYDLSSVLEYHKNLSTKGLQVLIYNGDHDLSIPNIGTQEWIKVLNLTIVNGWHSWLVDGQVAGYTIKYSSNGYRLTYATVKGAGHSPQEYKRRECFHMFDRFIHYFPL, encoded by the exons ATGGCACTCGTCTCTGGCAATTCTGCTAACAGAGTGTGTTTGCATGTGTTCATTCTACTGCTTTTCTTTGTAAAAGCGGCTTTCTCCGGCACACTCGTCACCTCTATACCAGGCTTCGACGGTGACCTCCCTTTTAAACTCTATACTGG TTATGTGACCGTCGGTGAAGCAGATATGTTCTACTATTTTATCGAGTCCGAGGGAAAACCCAAATCGGATCCCCTTTTGCTCTGGTATAGTGGCGGCCCTGGTTGCTCTGCTTTCAATGGTCTCATTTATCAAATTG GTCCACTAGCCTTCAACCTGACAGACTATGAAGGGGGTATACCAAAAACATACTATTACCCATACTCATGGACAAGG ACTGCCAGCATTTTATTTGTAGATGCACCCGTCGGCACTGGTTTCTCCTATGCTACAAGTGCGGATGCATACGATGTCTCGGACACAAAAACAGCAGCACAAGTTTATGAGTTCCTAAAGAAG TGGTTGAGTGAGCACCCACAATACTTGCTGAATCAGTTATTTATCGGTGCTGATTCTTATTCAGGCATATCCGGCCCGGTCGTTGTTAAACATATCATTGATG GTAATGATGCTGGGCTCGTGCCACGCCTGAATCTCAAG GGGTATATTCTTGGGTGCCCCAAAACTGATTCAACTATTAACGAGAATTCAAGGCCAATATATTCTCATCGGATGGGACTTGTATCAGATGAACTCTATGAG GCAGCAAAAGAAAGTTGTAACGGGACTTATGTTGATATTACTACATCACAAGCACAATGCTACGAGGATCTTGAATTAATCCATCAT TGCATCAAAGacataaataaaaaccatattCTGGAGCCTAAGTGCACCTGGGCATCCCCAAAACCCTATGGAGAATCGGTCCGAAGAGCTCTTGAAGAAGAGTCAGACGGCTTGGTCCTGTCATCCTCAGATACTGATCAGGAGTATTTTTGCCAT ACCTTTGGTTATGCACTGTCTTATGTTTGGGCCAACGATCGAAGTGTTAGGAAGGCTCTTAATATCCTAGAG GGATCGGTACAAGACTGGAAGAGATGCAACGTGACCTTAACCTCATCTTACACATATGACCTCTCCAGCGTGCTTGAGTATCATAAAAATCTCAGCACAAAGGGTCTGCAAGTTCTAATATACAA TGGTGATCATGACCTGTCAATCCCAAACATTGGTACACAAGAGTGGATTAAGGTGCTCAATTTAACCATCGTTAATGGTTGGCATTCGTGGTTAGTGGATGGTCAAGTTGCAGG GTACACAATTAAGTATTCGAGTAATGGGTACCGCTTGACCTATGCCACCGTGAAG GGAGCGGGTCACTCACCTCAAGAGTACAAGCGTAGAGAATGTTTTCACATGTTCGACAGGTTTATCCATTATTTTCCACTCTGA